A region of Methanobrevibacter arboriphilus JCM 13429 = DSM 1125 DNA encodes the following proteins:
- a CDS encoding DUF5518 domain-containing protein, with the protein MVKWGAVIIGFILAVIVKSLALGWGLETIGLLIIGFIVGYIAKEGTFGGMVNAAVAGSLGTIIAAILFTIIGLFGGLAGFVVFGFAGLIAVIVNLIYYAILMGITGAIGGSVAGDG; encoded by the coding sequence ATGGTAAAATGGGGCGCTGTAATAATAGGGTTTATATTAGCAGTCATAGTAAAATCTTTAGCTTTAGGTTGGGGATTAGAAACAATTGGACTTTTAATTATTGGTTTTATTGTAGGATACATTGCTAAAGAAGGAACTTTCGGAGGAATGGTTAATGCTGCAGTAGCAGGATCATTAGGAACTATTATTGCTGCAATATTATTTACAATAATAGGTTTATTTGGAGGATTAGCTGGTTTTGTAGTTTTTGGATTTGCAGGATTAATAGCTGTTATAGTAAATTTAATCTACTATGCAATATTAATGGGAATAACTGGAGCTATCGGTGGATCAGTTGCAGGAGATGGATAG
- a CDS encoding formate--phosphoribosylaminoimidazolecarboxamide ligase: MGKIEKQEILDILDKYDKENITIATLGSHTSLHILNGAKEEGFRTAIVCEKGRDIPYRRFDVADEYIIVDKFKDIVNEDVQQKLRDMNSIVVPHGSFVAYAGLDRVEDDFNVPMFGNRDILRWEAERNLERQLLVENDIRIPYKYNSPSDIDRTVMVKFPGARGGRGYFVASSPEEFDKKIENMKSRNWLDEEDVENAHIEEYVTGCNYCIHYFYSALKDEVELMGIDSRYESSIDGLVRMPAKDQLDVSLDPSYVITGNHPVVMRESLLPQVFEIGDKLVKAASKLVSPGMNGPFCMQTLVNDDLEVIVFEISARTDGGTNTFMNGSSYSYLNYGEPMSMGRRVAREIKTAIKEGGIEKIIT, encoded by the coding sequence ATGGGAAAAATAGAAAAACAAGAAATTTTAGATATCTTAGACAAGTACGATAAAGAAAATATAACAATTGCAACATTAGGAAGTCATACTTCTCTCCATATCTTGAATGGAGCTAAAGAAGAAGGTTTTAGAACTGCGATTGTTTGTGAAAAAGGACGTGATATACCTTACAGACGATTTGATGTAGCTGATGAATATATTATAGTTGATAAATTTAAAGATATTGTAAATGAAGATGTTCAACAAAAATTGAGAGATATGAACTCTATTGTTGTTCCTCATGGATCTTTTGTTGCATATGCAGGTCTTGATAGGGTTGAAGATGATTTTAATGTACCTATGTTTGGAAATAGGGATATTTTAAGGTGGGAAGCTGAAAGAAATTTAGAAAGACAACTTTTAGTGGAAAATGATATAAGAATACCTTATAAATATAATAGTCCAAGTGATATTGATAGAACTGTTATGGTCAAATTCCCTGGAGCACGTGGTGGACGAGGATATTTTGTAGCTTCTTCTCCTGAAGAATTCGATAAAAAAATAGAAAACATGAAATCAAGAAATTGGCTTGATGAAGAAGATGTGGAAAATGCTCACATTGAAGAATATGTAACTGGGTGTAATTATTGTATTCACTACTTCTATTCAGCTCTTAAAGATGAAGTTGAACTTATGGGTATTGATAGTCGTTATGAGTCAAGTATTGATGGTTTAGTTAGGATGCCAGCTAAAGATCAGCTTGATGTTAGTCTTGATCCTTCTTATGTTATAACTGGTAATCATCCAGTAGTTATGAGAGAGTCTCTCCTTCCACAAGTATTTGAAATCGGAGATAAATTAGTGAAAGCTGCTTCAAAATTAGTATCTCCTGGAATGAATGGTCCTTTTTGTATGCAAACTCTTGTTAATGATGATTTAGAAGTAATTGTATTTGAGATTAGTGCAAGAACTGATGGGGGAACTAACACATTTATGAATGGGTCTTCTTATAGCTATCTTAATTATGGTGAACCAATGAGTATGGGTAGAAGAGTAGCTCGCGAAATTAAAACCGCTATTAAAGAAGGCGGAATTGAAAAAATAATTACTTAA
- a CDS encoding diaminopimelate dehydrogenase, translating into MSQKIKIGIVGYGNLGKGVELSINQNEDMELIAIFTRRDPDSLNNPLMRNIKDIADYKDKIDVMILCGGSATDLPEQTPEIAKMFNTVDSFDTHANIPIHYDNVDKVGKEKGTLNLISSGWDPGLFSMQRILGESILPVGNTYTFWGEGVSQGHSDAIRRIDGVLDGKQYTVPIEKALEKVRSGKNPEFTTREKHLRVCYVVAKEGEDLERIENEIKTMPNYFDEYDTEVNFITKEELENNHNGMPHGGYVLRTGQSETGSKQRIEFVLELESNPEFTASVLVAYARAVKKMHSNGEDGCITVFDVPLGMLSPKSPSELRKEIL; encoded by the coding sequence ATGAGCCAGAAGATTAAAATTGGAATTGTTGGTTATGGTAATTTAGGAAAAGGTGTTGAACTATCAATTAATCAAAATGAAGATATGGAACTTATAGCTATATTTACAAGAAGAGATCCAGATAGCTTAAACAATCCATTAATGAGAAATATTAAAGATATTGCAGATTATAAAGACAAAATTGATGTAATGATATTGTGTGGAGGTTCAGCTACAGATTTACCTGAGCAAACCCCAGAGATAGCTAAAATGTTCAATACTGTAGATAGCTTTGATACTCATGCAAATATCCCTATACACTATGATAATGTTGATAAAGTAGGAAAAGAAAAAGGAACATTAAATTTAATATCTAGTGGTTGGGATCCAGGTTTATTCTCAATGCAAAGAATACTTGGAGAGTCCATACTTCCAGTTGGAAATACATACACTTTTTGGGGAGAAGGAGTAAGTCAAGGCCATTCTGATGCAATAAGAAGAATTGATGGTGTTTTAGATGGAAAACAATACACAGTTCCAATAGAAAAAGCTTTGGAGAAAGTTAGATCAGGGAAAAATCCAGAGTTTACTACAAGAGAAAAGCATCTTAGAGTATGTTATGTAGTTGCTAAAGAAGGAGAAGATTTAGAAAGAATTGAAAATGAAATAAAAACAATGCCTAATTATTTTGATGAATATGATACAGAAGTAAATTTCATAACTAAAGAAGAGTTAGAAAACAATCATAATGGTATGCCACATGGAGGATATGTTCTAAGAACTGGACAGTCCGAAACAGGGTCTAAACAAAGAATAGAATTTGTCTTAGAACTTGAAAGTAATCCTGAATTTACAGCTAGTGTTCTTGTAGCTTATGCAAGAGCTGTGAAAAAAATGCACAGTAATGGTGAAGATGGTTGTATAACTGTTTTTGATGTTCCATTAGGAATGCTTTCACCAAAATCCCCTAGTGAATTAAGAAAAGAAATATTATAA